The genomic interval AGCGTGGTCGTCATCGGCTCCCAGTGGGGAGACGAGGGCAAGGGGAAAATTGTCGATCTGCTCACGGATCGAGTGGCTGCGGTAGCGCGCTTTCAGGGAGGGCATAACGCGGGGCACACGTTGGTCATCGACGGCCAAAAGACGGTGCTTCACCTCATTCCGTCGGGGATCCTTCGTGAAGGGGTGCTCTGCCTGATTGGCAACGGCGTGGTGCTCTCCCCGGAGGCGCTGCTCACCGAACTGCGGACGCTAGAGGGATCTGGTATCCCGGCAAGGGAGCGGTTGCGGATCAGCCCGGCCTGTCCGGTGATCCTTCCGTCCCATGTGGCGCTGGATCGAGCCCGCGAAAAAGCCCGGGGAAAAGCCGCTATTGGCACCACCGGTCGGGGCATCGGGCCGGCCTATGAAGACAAGGCCGCCCGCCGTGGCATCCGTGTTGGCGATCTTTTCCATCGTGAACGGCTGGCGGCCAAGCTCGGCGAGCTGCTGGATTATCATAACTTCATCCTCAAGCATTACTACGGGGAGCCCGGTCAGGACTTCCAGCAGATTCAGGAAGAATGTCTGTCCACCGCGACCGAGCTCGAACCGATGGTGGCGGACGTCAGCCACCTGCTGCACCAGCATCGGCGGGCCGGTGATCATCTGCTCTTCGAGGGCGCGCAGGGGACACTGCTCGACATCGATCAGGGCACCTATCCTTATGTCACTTCCTCGAATACCACCGCGGGGGCTGCCGCCACTGGAACCGGCACCGGGCC from Spiribacter sp. 2438 carries:
- a CDS encoding adenylosuccinate synthase, producing the protein MGRSVVVIGSQWGDEGKGKIVDLLTDRVAAVARFQGGHNAGHTLVIDGQKTVLHLIPSGILREGVLCLIGNGVVLSPEALLTELRTLEGSGIPARERLRISPACPVILPSHVALDRAREKARGKAAIGTTGRGIGPAYEDKAARRGIRVGDLFHRERLAAKLGELLDYHNFILKHYYGEPGQDFQQIQEECLSTATELEPMVADVSHLLHQHRRAGDHLLFEGAQGTLLDIDQGTYPYVTSSNTTAGAAATGTGTGPLELDYVLGITKAYTTRVGAGPFPTELLDDLGEHLARRGHEFGSTTGRPRRCGWFDVVAMRRAVEISSLSGLCITKLDVLDELESLRICTGYQCDGVRQDVLPAGAEALAECEPDYIELPGWQCSTLGITDYEQLPNAARRYIEQLEALCGVPVDIVSTGPERDQTIVRRSPFSI